The DNA sequence CCTCGCCGGTCCGCTTCAATCCCCAGCCAGCTGGCAACAGGCGCGGCACGCACCCCCGCCGCCCATAGAATCGTGGCGCTTTCCACGGTTTCCGTCGCGGTTTCCACACGGCCCGCGGCAATGTTGCGTACCGCCGTGCCGCAATGCACCTCCACCCCCTTGTCCTTCAGAATGTGATCGGCGTAATGGGAGAGTTTTTCAGGCATCGCTCCCAGCATTCTTTGCCCCGCCTCCAGCAGCAGGATGCGGATATCGCGCGGCCGTATATGGCGGAACTCCCGTTCGAGCGCATGGTTCACCACATCGGCGATGGCACCGGCCATTTCCACCCCGGTCGGCCCACCGCCAATCACCACAAAGGTAAGCAGGGCGCGGCGCTTCTGTTCGTCTTTCTCAATCTCCGCCTTCTCAAAAGCCGTCAGAATCTGGTGCCGCAAAAAGATGGCATCGGCCAGCGTCTTCAGCACCATCACATGCGGCGCCCACTCGTCATGCCCAAAGAAATGATACCGGGCCCCCGTGCCAAGCACCAGGTAATCGTAAGGATATTCATGCCCCTCTGTCCTCACAACCTGCTGGCGCGTATCGATCCCGTTCACTTCCTCCATCACCACATGCACATTATCCTTGCCGCGAAACAGGCTGCGGATGGGCAGCGCCACATCATTGATGCCGAGAAACCCCGTCGCCACCTGATAGAGCAGCGGCTGAAAGAGATGGTGGTTTTGTTTATCAATAAGCGTGATATGCGCATCCGCCCCGACCAGCCCCCTGGCGCAGAACATGCCTGCAAACCCCGCGCCAACGATCACGATTCGGGGGATGCGCGCTGTCATAAGGACTCACTCCGGTTTTTGTGCAGCTGCGAAGATACGCAAAAATCCCCTGCGAATGCAACGGGCTAGTGGCAATAAAACACGTTAATTGGTTGCGGATGCGATTTCATCCAGCTCAAGCCAGCGTATTTCGGCACGGTCCAGTTCGGCCTGCGCCTCAGCATAACGGCGGGTGGCGGTATCGAACCCTTTTGGGTCACGTTGGTAAAATTCACCATCGGCCAGTTTGGTTTTCAGGCTTTCCAGCTCCTTGCCCAGCGCGTCCATTTTCGCGGGCAGCGTTTCAAACTCATGCTTCAGTTTATAGGACATGATAACGGAACTGCGCGAGGCCGCCCTGACTGGAGCCTCCGTTTGCACAACCGGCTTTTCCTGCTGGGTGACGGGCTTCCCCTGCTTAAAGGCCAGATAATCGCTGTAACCGCCTATCACGCCTTCCACCTTGCCGTCGCCTTCAAAGGCCAGCACCTTGGCCACGGTCCGGTCCAGAAAATCCCGGTCATGACTGACGATCAGCAATGTGCCCTGATAATCGGAAAGGATCTCCTGCAGCATGTCAAGCGTATCCATGTCCAGGTCATTGGTCGGCTCATCCAGGATGAGAACATTACCCGGATTGGCCAGCATCTTTGCCAGCAGCAAACGGTTCTGCTGCCCGCCGGAAAGCGTGCTCACCTTGTCACGCGCAAGCTTCGGGTCGAACAGGAAATCCTTGAGATACCCGCACACATGGCGCGTCCGCGCGTCCGCCCCCTGGCCGAGCGTGACATATTCCCCTCCATCGGGGCAAAGCGTCTGCCACAGGGTTTTTTGTGGGTTAAGCGTGGTGCGGTTCTGATCGAAATAGGAGATCTCCACCGTTTTTCCACGCTTGACCGATCCCTTGTCGGGCGCCATTTCCCCGGTAAGCAATTTCAAAAACGTGGATTTACCCGAGCCGTTATTGCCGAGAATACCGATCCGGTCGCCCCGCATCACACGTAGGTTGAAA is a window from the bacterium genome containing:
- a CDS encoding NAD(P)-binding protein translates to MTARIPRIVIVGAGFAGMFCARGLVGADAHITLIDKQNHHLFQPLLYQVATGFLGINDVALPIRSLFRGKDNVHVVMEEVNGIDTRQQVVRTEGHEYPYDYLVLGTGARYHFFGHDEWAPHVMVLKTLADAIFLRHQILTAFEKAEIEKDEQKRRALLTFVVIGGGPTGVEMAGAIADVVNHALEREFRHIRPRDIRILLLEAGQRMLGAMPEKLSHYADHILKDKGVEVHCGTAVRNIAAGRVETATETVESATILWAAGVRAAPVASWLGIEADRRGAIPVRGDLSIEALPNVYVAGDAATCMQDGQPLPALASVAKQQGKYLAYTLRRRVQGQSPGVPFHYTDLGTMATIGRNAAVADFKGITFRGWLAWMLWGVVHIYFLTGFRNRATVFLTWVWTYLTFGIGARIILKSGFAEKARGN